In Bacteroidota bacterium, the genomic stretch TTGACAGATCCTACAATAGGGGGAGTTACGGCTTCGTTTGGAATGAAAGGTGACATCAATATTGCTGAACCCAATGCCAATATTGGTTATACTGGACCACGAGTTATTAAAGAGTCAACAGGAAAAGATTTACCTAAAGGATTTCAGCGATCTGAGTTTTTAATGGAAAAGGGTTTTCTCGATATTATTGTTGAAAGAAAAGATTTGAAATCGACTTTAACTCAGTTGCTTGAATTAATAATGGCAAAAGACAAAGAGGAACAAGCTTAAATTCTACGATTAAATGAATAGCGACCGTAGAAAACAAGTATATATTTTCCTGCCTATTCTTCTGTTTTTCGCATATTTCCCTGCTTTTTTAGAATTGAATGATCAAAGCGTTCGGATGTGGGATGAATCATTTTATGCGATCAATGCTTATGAAATGATGAATAATGGGGAGTTATGGATCAAGTATTTCAATGATAATCCAGATACATACAACCTGAAGCCTCCTTTAATGACCTGGTTGCAATCACTTTCGTTCATGACGTTTGGCGTTGGAGAGTTTGCCTTGCGATTCCCTTCAGCTTTAAGCGGACTCATATTAATCATGTTGCTATTTTGGCTCATTTACAGGAAAGTAAAAGTTCCTTTATGGGGATTAATTACTGGACTTATATTGGCTACAACACCAGGATTTATTTGTAACCATGTTGTGCGAACGGGAGATTATGATGCCGCCTTAACGCTTTTTCTTTTTTTATCGATGTGGCAGTTTTATTTGTATTTAACGAAGGAAACAGAACTGAAAAAGCACCTCTACTTAACTTCTTTATTTTTGATTCTGGCTGTTTATACAAAAGGCACGGCTGGGCTTTTGTTTTTGCCAGCTATGTTGATTCTGAGTTTAACTTTCAATAAGTTTATGCAGATTATCAAGTCGAAAGAGTTTTATATTTCGGTGTTTGTATTTATTATAATTGTTGGAGCCTATTATTTATATAAAGCAAAGGCACAGCCTGGATATATTGACTCCTGGCTCAAATACGAATCTTTTGGTCGTTTTACAGAAGTTCAGGATGGGCATAGTCATCCTTTCTTTTATTATTTTACGTTATTAATTCGATCGCAGTTTTTACCATGGGTTTTTGTATTACCACTAAGCTTGTTTTTTTACTGGAGTGAGAAAAATGATCAGATCAAGCGGTTATTAAAATTTGCTTTAGTTTCATTTATAGGTTATATTTTATTTATCTCCCTATCTCAAAGTAAATTAGAATGGTATACTGCTCCCATTCTCCCATTTTTAGCCATTCTTTCTGGATATGCTGTGTTTCGAACGATTGATCTTGTGATACATATCATTAATGCTAAAAAATATATTCCTAAATTATTATTCAGCCTTGCGTTTGTGATTCTTGTTTTCTATTTCCCCTATGCAAAAACCATCAAGCATGTTACCAACCCAGTAACAAATTGGGCTGCCAATAAATTTGGAGATTATTATAAACATCTGAAAAGCAATTATCCTGATTTTAAAGAGTTTACTTTATTTCATGATGGCTTTAATACACATGCGGTATTTTATACCAATGTTTTTAATCAGGAATATGGCTATAACATTGATTACGAAATGATATTTCACGATCGATCAATTTACGATAGTGTTTATAATAAGATTCAGGATGGTGATAAAATCATGCTCTACCAAAATGAAATTCTGGATGATTTACGCAATAAGTTTGATGTGAGTGTATTTCATCGATATGATGAACTGAAATTGGTAGAGGTTAAATTGAAGGCTGAGGAGGATTAAGTTTCGTTATGTATTTAGCTTATGACTTTCAAGAATTGTATATACTTTTATCTTTTCTTCGTCAGATAACCAACTAGCCTTAAAACTGTTTTTAGCTAATTGAAGAATTTGCTCTTGCGAAAGATTTAGTGCTTTTGCTACAGCCAAATAGTTCTCATTCAGATAACCACCGAAATAGGCTGGGTCATCAGAATTTATAGTCACTAACACTCCTGCTTCCATCATTTTTAAGAGTGGATAATCTTTCATATTTTTAATGACTTTCAACTCTAGATTGGATAGAGGACAAAGTGTAAGAGGTATTTGTTTTTCAGCAAGTAATTTGACTAAATCTTCATCATCTAAACACCGGTTACCATGATCAATACGATTAACTCTCAATAAATTCAGTGAATCCCAAATGTATTGTGCAGGGCCTTCTTCACCTGCATGTGCAGTTGTTAGAAATCCTTCTTGTTTTGCTTTGGCAAATACGCTTTCGAATTTTCCTGGCGGATTACCAATTTCAGTAGAATCTAATCCAAAACCATCAATCCAATCTTTAAATGACAATGCTTCATCCATTGTTTTGAAAGCAGCTGCTTCATCCAAATGTCTTAAAAAACACAAAATGAGTTTGAAACTAATACCAAGTCTTTCTTGTCCATCTTTCAAGGCATTGTAAATTCCTTTAATCACTGTTTCGAAAGCAATTCCTTGTTCAGTATGTGTTTGAGGATCAAAAAAAATCTCCGCATGAACAATGTTTTGTTCTTTGGCTTTATGGAGATAAGCCCAGGTTAAATCATAAAAATCCTGCTCAGTAATCAGCACTGAAGCTCCTGCAAAATATATGTCCAAGAATTCTTGTAAATTATTAAAGCTATATGCACTTTTAATTTCTTCAACAGTGGAATATTTGATTTGGATATTGTTTCGTTTCGCAATTTTAAACATCAAATCAGGCTCAAATGTTCCTTCAATATGAAGGTGTAGTTCGGCTTTTGGAATTGTTTTTATGTATTGTTCAATTAGCATATTCGATTTTTATTATTACTCTTGATCTACATTTATGTATTCAATAAATGGATTAATAAGGGCTATTTTTTGTCCATCTTTTCTTGAAAACTCTATGGGGTTAGTATTTAGATACCAATAACTTAAAGGAATTTCAACTGTTTGAACAAAGCGGGAAATTCCACTTCCAATACTATTAATCTGTATAGATTTTTCTTCCATTATATTATCATATTGGTAAATTCTGATGTTCAGGTCAAATTCATCCTGCTGTTTAATCACACCCAAAACTATTCTTTCAGCCACTTTAATTGGTTCATTTTCTGGAAAGTTTTTGATCATTAGCGTATTGATTGTAAGTTTAGTTCCATTTACTCGTGTGACGTAATTCAGCTCAAAATTCTTTTCGATGCCATTTATTTTTGAAATTTCAATGGGTTCTATCGTTCTGTTAAATCCTTCTGCTTGATTTATTCTTTCAAACAACAACCAATTTGGGGAATCGTATAAACTTAAATCATAAAATGCATCTTTAAGTCTATAGTTGTTATTGTTCATGATTTCGATATAATTCTTCCAGGCATGATTGATTACATATTTGGGTTGAAAAGCTTTCAGTAATGAATCAGTATTGAGTTTGTAATTTGTTGCAAGTTTGGAGTTTAATCCAGCATTATCAATTACATAACCTTTGAAATGACGACTTAGATGTCCATGTTTCGACATTAATGTATCCGTTTGTTGACTTATTTCTCCTAAATACTCACCTATTAATATGCGTTCGTTTTCCGTGATATTCATATTCTTTTTCAGCCAGATATTCGAAGCTGAGATATCGTTTCTGAGGAAAACAAATAGTCCGACAAAAACAAAGAGAATTGTAGGATTGAGATGGTTTTTAGCGAAGCCAGGTGTTATTTTTACCAGGCTAATACCAATTTGAAAAAGCATGAAAAAGGAGGGAACTCCATAGTACCACATCATTTTTTCACCCGGATTGTAGAAGTAATATAAAATCAGACTGGCCATAAATCCGTAACCAAAAATTAAGTCAGTACTTCTAAAATCAGCTGGCTTGATAAAAACAAATGCTTGATGGATTGTAAATACAATTAAGAATAATATGAAGACAGGGAATAGGTAGTGATCATGCAAATAACCTGTAAGGAACGGAAACCAGTGAGTATCGGGATGAGGGTAAAAATTAACTTTAGCAAAAGCAGATTGTGGAAATGGACTTCCAAAAACAATAAACATAAAAATAAGCCAAATGATGAGGGGTACTACTCCCCATAAAATTAGATCATTGTAAATATTTCTACCGGTATTAGTACTTATTTGTTGCTCCGTTTGAATGGTTTTATTTTTTTGCTGAGGACACCAAAATGGACGACATCTTAATAGTTCTTTCCTATTGATCAATAAATAGATTAATCCAACTACAAAAGCAATTGGCACTGCATCTAATTTCGAAATAACACTCAATGCTAAAAATAACCACATTAACCTGATTTTATCTAACAACATAAAATAGATGGCTGCCAAAATAATAGCTAAATGAAAGGGCGTTTCAATTCCGCTAAAAGCTATACTCAACAAGTCTTTCACGCAAAACATGAGTAAAAACCAGATCAAAAGAATGAGGTAAGCTTTTTTGAGATAAACTCTTGCTATTCGTAAGCTTAAAAAGGATATGGCAAAAACTCCTACAACATTAGATAACAATAATATATTGTGAGAACTGAAAAGTTTCAAGTAGGCAATGGCGCCACAAAAAACTGTATTTAAAAAACCAGATATGCCAAAAACAGGTCCATCGATCGGATTGTAGCAATAAAAATGACCATTGCTAAAATTATCCATGTAACGCAAAGTGAAACCAACATCATCAAAAAAAGTGCGGTTTGCTCCAAGAAATAATATAATTAGTGCGATACCTGATGCGATTATATCAATAATTTGGTTGATTTCAATTTTTATTTTAAAAAAGCGGAATCCCTTTTTGCTAAAAAAAATGGTTTCAGGTATAAGAACACAAAATCCAATAAATAGGATAATGCTTATCAAATTCGATAAGGTAAAGTATTTTATCCTAAAGATGATAACCAGTGCAAAAAGAGCCATGATGAGCCCCGAAATGATCCAAATATGGAGTTTGTGCTGCTTTATCATTCTGATTGATCTTTAGGTGGATGATTTTCATAAATGCCTTCTAATGCTTTTTTATAATCTGGTTTTTCTAACAATCCCCAATAGCTGTTTTTGGGATCTGCTTTTAAAAATACATCCCAATAAG encodes the following:
- a CDS encoding glycosyltransferase family 39 protein, whose product is MNSDRRKQVYIFLPILLFFAYFPAFLELNDQSVRMWDESFYAINAYEMMNNGELWIKYFNDNPDTYNLKPPLMTWLQSLSFMTFGVGEFALRFPSALSGLILIMLLFWLIYRKVKVPLWGLITGLILATTPGFICNHVVRTGDYDAALTLFLFLSMWQFYLYLTKETELKKHLYLTSLFLILAVYTKGTAGLLFLPAMLILSLTFNKFMQIIKSKEFYISVFVFIIIVGAYYLYKAKAQPGYIDSWLKYESFGRFTEVQDGHSHPFFYYFTLLIRSQFLPWVFVLPLSLFFYWSEKNDQIKRLLKFALVSFIGYILFISLSQSKLEWYTAPILPFLAILSGYAVFRTIDLVIHIINAKKYIPKLLFSLAFVILVFYFPYAKTIKHVTNPVTNWAANKFGDYYKHLKSNYPDFKEFTLFHDGFNTHAVFYTNVFNQEYGYNIDYEMIFHDRSIYDSVYNKIQDGDKIMLYQNEILDDLRNKFDVSVFHRYDELKLVEVKLKAEED
- a CDS encoding adenosine deaminase, with the protein product MLIEQYIKTIPKAELHLHIEGTFEPDLMFKIAKRNNIQIKYSTVEEIKSAYSFNNLQEFLDIYFAGASVLITEQDFYDLTWAYLHKAKEQNIVHAEIFFDPQTHTEQGIAFETVIKGIYNALKDGQERLGISFKLILCFLRHLDEAAAFKTMDEALSFKDWIDGFGLDSTEIGNPPGKFESVFAKAKQEGFLTTAHAGEEGPAQYIWDSLNLLRVNRIDHGNRCLDDEDLVKLLAEKQIPLTLCPLSNLELKVIKNMKDYPLLKMMEAGVLVTINSDDPAYFGGYLNENYLAVAKALNLSQEQILQLAKNSFKASWLSDEEKIKVYTILESHKLNT